In Aquiflexum balticum DSM 16537, a single genomic region encodes these proteins:
- a CDS encoding methyltransferase family protein, protein MFKDIREKRSSMSYLILVLLWVLFYFFHSVFASLNIKRKFKAVMGRYYIWYRLLYSIFATFHFLLIFVYSATLIEQRMLNQSPLFTYIGYMLAGLGTIILVKSFKHFSNLKFVGLTLHDDLKEKEKLITKGIHEYIRHPIYTGLILIFLGYFFYQPSPSSMVHFIMLLAYLPFGIHFEEKKLIATYGEDYRKYKKAVPSLFPFKLKKTA, encoded by the coding sequence TTGTTTAAGGATATTCGTGAAAAAAGAAGCAGCATGTCCTATTTGATTTTGGTATTACTTTGGGTCTTATTCTATTTTTTTCATTCTGTTTTTGCCAGCCTCAATATAAAAAGAAAATTTAAAGCGGTAATGGGAAGATACTATATATGGTATAGATTACTTTATTCAATTTTCGCCACATTCCACTTTCTGCTGATTTTTGTTTATTCAGCAACTTTAATCGAACAAAGAATGCTTAATCAATCTCCATTGTTTACATATATTGGATATATGTTGGCAGGGTTGGGGACGATTATTTTAGTCAAGTCCTTCAAACATTTCAGTAATCTGAAGTTTGTCGGATTGACTTTGCATGATGATTTGAAAGAAAAGGAAAAACTGATCACCAAAGGTATTCATGAATATATCAGGCACCCAATTTATACCGGATTGATTTTGATTTTCTTGGGATATTTTTTTTATCAACCATCACCAAGTTCTATGGTACATTTTATCATGTTGCTTGCCTATCTCCCCTTTGGAATACACTTTGAGGAGAAAAAACTTATAGCAACTTACGGGGAGGATTACAGGAAATATAAAAAAGCTGTCCCATCGCTCTTCCCTTTTAAACTAAAAAAGACCGCTTAA
- a CDS encoding NAD(P)-dependent oxidoreductase — translation MKIGLIKECKIPADKRVAFTPRQLSELTIQYGGKLSFYVESSPIRCFSDEEYTAEGIEVLDDVSFCDLLMGIKEVPVYKLVPGKKYLFFSHTIKEQANNRDLLRAVLDKGITLLDYEVLKDHKGNRTVAFGRWAGIVGAYNGLWTYGKKSGLFDLKRAYLCFDRSEIHQELLKVQLPPIKIIVTGTGRVAHGVMEILDQVGIRKVGTKEFLQQYFDEAVYSVLSCEDYNRRKTDGGYDQKEFYSSPGLYESHFLKYAEVSDILIAAAYWDHRAPKLFNPLDIKSEDFSISVIADITCDINGSIPTTTRPSTILDPVYDIDRESFSELPAFGKQSSISLMAIDNLPTELPRDASEEFGTQLMQHLVPELLKEESAILDQATITKNGDLTIEFIYLKDYVAGKEPSEDYEEH, via the coding sequence ATGAAGATAGGTTTAATAAAAGAATGTAAAATCCCCGCAGACAAAAGAGTGGCATTTACTCCACGTCAATTGTCTGAATTGACTATACAGTATGGTGGCAAGCTTTCTTTCTATGTAGAATCCAGCCCGATTAGATGTTTTTCCGATGAAGAATATACCGCTGAAGGAATTGAAGTTTTAGATGATGTTTCATTTTGTGACCTTTTGATGGGAATCAAAGAAGTCCCTGTTTATAAATTGGTCCCTGGTAAAAAATATCTTTTTTTCTCCCATACTATCAAAGAACAGGCAAATAACAGAGATTTGCTCCGGGCTGTTTTGGACAAGGGAATTACCCTTTTGGATTATGAGGTTCTTAAGGACCATAAAGGCAACAGGACGGTAGCGTTTGGCAGATGGGCAGGAATAGTCGGCGCATATAATGGTCTTTGGACTTATGGTAAAAAAAGCGGATTATTTGATTTAAAGAGGGCTTATCTCTGTTTTGACAGATCTGAAATTCACCAGGAACTTCTAAAGGTTCAGCTTCCTCCCATTAAGATCATAGTGACAGGAACGGGTAGGGTTGCCCATGGAGTAATGGAAATTCTGGATCAGGTCGGAATCAGAAAAGTCGGAACCAAAGAGTTTTTACAGCAATATTTTGACGAGGCTGTATATTCCGTTTTGTCCTGTGAAGATTACAACCGACGTAAAACAGACGGCGGTTACGATCAGAAGGAGTTTTATAGTTCACCCGGCTTGTATGAAAGTCATTTTCTTAAATATGCGGAAGTCAGTGATATACTTATTGCAGCAGCTTATTGGGATCATCGCGCTCCAAAATTGTTTAATCCCCTGGATATTAAATCTGAAGATTTTTCAATATCGGTTATAGCTGATATTACCTGTGATATCAACGGTTCAATTCCTACTACAACAAGGCCAAGCACTATCCTCGATCCAGTATATGATATAGATAGAGAATCCTTTTCAGAATTACCTGCCTTCGGAAAGCAAAGCAGTATTTCTTTGATGGCCATTGATAACCTCCCGACAGAGCTTCCCAGAGATGCCTCTGAGGAATTCGGAACCCAATTGATGCAGCATCTCGTACCCGAATTATTGAAGGAAGAATCTGCCATTCTTGACCAGGCCACTATCACTAAAAATGGAGACCTTACCATAGAATTTATCTACCTGAAAGATTATGTAGCTGGAAAAGAACCATCAGAAGATTATGAAGAACATTGA